A region of Desulfuromonas thiophila DNA encodes the following proteins:
- a CDS encoding radical SAM protein translates to MNVSQQGADQTPVRLYGPVPSRRLGRSLGVDLVPYKVCSYDCIYCQLGHTSELTAERREYVDAAAVLAQLRQRLEQGLCCDYISLAGSGEPTLNSGLGWLLRQIKALTRLPLAVITNGSLLWRADVREELLVADLVLPSLDAGDATLFEQVNRPCGAIDFERMAEGLIAFRRQYRGALWLEVLLLDGLSDTPERVAPIAAWVERIRPDRVQLNSAVRPTADAAARPLSPAQLQALASLFTAPVDILTAPAAAPVSSPDSSAASAASLSVLALLQRRPCTCADIARGLGLAPQQVIKLLDPLLATGVLHSCQRAGQTFYQASAAGR, encoded by the coding sequence ATGAACGTATCACAGCAAGGTGCTGACCAAACCCCTGTCCGGCTCTACGGCCCGGTGCCGTCGCGCCGGCTGGGACGCTCGCTCGGGGTTGATCTGGTGCCGTACAAGGTCTGTTCCTACGACTGCATTTATTGTCAGCTGGGCCACACCAGCGAGCTTACCGCCGAGCGGCGGGAATATGTCGATGCCGCCGCCGTGCTGGCACAGCTGCGCCAGCGGCTGGAGCAGGGACTGTGCTGCGACTACATCAGTCTGGCCGGTTCCGGCGAGCCGACCCTTAATAGCGGCTTGGGCTGGCTGCTACGCCAGATCAAGGCGCTGACCCGGCTGCCGCTGGCGGTTATCACCAACGGCTCGCTGCTGTGGCGCGCCGATGTGCGTGAGGAGCTGCTGGTGGCCGACCTGGTGCTGCCCTCTCTCGATGCCGGCGACGCGACCCTGTTTGAGCAGGTCAACCGGCCCTGTGGCGCCATCGATTTCGAGCGCATGGCGGAAGGACTCATCGCCTTTCGGCGCCAGTATCGCGGTGCCCTGTGGCTGGAGGTGCTGCTGCTTGACGGGCTCAGCGATACGCCCGAACGTGTCGCGCCCATCGCCGCCTGGGTCGAGCGTATCCGCCCCGACCGGGTGCAGCTCAACAGCGCCGTGCGGCCCACGGCCGACGCCGCTGCCCGGCCGCTGTCGCCGGCGCAGCTGCAGGCCCTGGCGTCCCTGTTTACGGCTCCTGTCGATATTCTGACCGCGCCGGCCGCCGCCCCTGTTTCCAGCCCGGACAGCTCGGCCGCCAGTGCCGCCAGTCTCTCCGTGCTGGCCCTGCTGCAGCGGCGGCCCTGCACCTGTGCCGACATCGCCCGTGGCCTTGGCCTGGCACCGCAGCAGGTCATCAAGCTGCTTGATCCCCTGCTGGCCACCGGCGTGCTGCACAGCTGTCAGCGCGCCGGACAGACCTTCTATCAGGCCAGCGCCGCCGGCCGCTAG
- a CDS encoding cation-translocating P-type ATPase, whose protein sequence is MNRRVQIQHLVTDQVFSSLGSRPTGLTAAEALERLREVGRNTVEVRDRWRLGRSLLRQFTNFFTLLLLAAALLCGIAEYLQPGQGMRLLGQALAGVALLNALFSFGQEYRAEKAMQALREFLPAKVEVRRDNRIHSLLAEQLVPGDLLLLQEGDRVPADVRLVRVEGLVVNNAPLTGEANPLALTAAPVDSPLNESRNLAFAGCLVLRGNGEAVVFATGSRTEFGKLAYLSQAVRREIAPLERQTAHMVRILTRIALGLGLTFFLYGIFSGLPLWGNLIFAVGIIVANVPEGLLPTFTLALAMGSLRMARKNVLVTSLNAVEALGATQVICTDKTGTLTQNRLAIARLCGPLATTALADHDQRARLLHWALCASDIQQVDQHDRGDPVDIAIAQQARAENLSLASDWSDRKFFPFDVEKKRSAGCDRIAGQATFAVKGAWESIRPLLRHLDQGSPDDPPVTEEQLRQADAVMRQLADSGYRVLAVAGRSLPAAPTAETTQDTLEQDLCLGGFLALEDPLRPEVPAALNRCREAGIRVILITGDHPATALAIARSCGIVPPDTSDEEILTGQQLEQLSTTELEDVLQRGVRIFARTSPGQKMKIVLALKNQDQVVAMTGDGVNDAPALKAADIGIAMGLSGTDVARASAQIILLDDNFASIVAGIEEGRTVFHNMRKFTNYVLVSNGPEILPYLLYILLPVPLALSVIQILVIDLGTDILPSMALGQEPPDPEIMQQPPRGRDFQLLSPALVVHSYLFLGLLEAVWSLGLFFYVLHTGGWQFGQELAATDPLYRSATGITLATILLMQIGNLVGRRFDRRSGLDRGLVRNRLMLLGILVQILFSWALLYVPALQRLLGTGPVAWPIYLLAWLGIPLIFGADGLRKWLSSARA, encoded by the coding sequence ATGAACCGACGCGTCCAGATTCAGCATCTTGTAACCGACCAGGTATTCAGCAGCCTGGGCAGCCGCCCAACAGGCCTGACGGCGGCTGAAGCCCTTGAGCGCCTGCGCGAAGTGGGCCGCAATACCGTTGAAGTCCGTGACCGCTGGCGACTGGGCCGCAGCCTGCTGCGCCAGTTCACCAACTTCTTCACCCTGCTGCTGCTCGCCGCCGCGCTTCTCTGCGGTATTGCCGAATACCTCCAGCCGGGCCAGGGTATGCGCCTGCTGGGCCAGGCGCTGGCCGGAGTCGCCCTGCTCAACGCCCTGTTCAGCTTCGGCCAGGAATACCGCGCCGAAAAAGCCATGCAAGCCCTGCGGGAATTTCTGCCCGCCAAGGTCGAGGTCCGGCGCGACAATCGCATCCACAGCCTGCTGGCCGAGCAGCTGGTTCCGGGTGATCTACTGCTGTTGCAGGAAGGAGATCGCGTCCCGGCCGATGTCCGGCTGGTGCGGGTCGAGGGGCTGGTGGTCAACAACGCGCCGCTGACCGGGGAGGCCAACCCTCTGGCCCTCACGGCCGCGCCGGTCGACAGCCCCCTGAACGAGAGCCGCAATCTGGCCTTCGCCGGCTGTCTGGTCCTGCGCGGCAACGGCGAAGCCGTGGTATTCGCCACCGGTTCACGGACGGAATTCGGCAAGCTGGCCTACCTGTCCCAGGCCGTTCGCCGGGAAATCGCACCGCTGGAGCGACAGACAGCCCATATGGTGCGGATTTTGACCCGCATCGCCCTGGGCCTGGGCCTGACGTTCTTTCTTTACGGCATCTTCAGCGGGTTGCCGCTGTGGGGCAATCTGATCTTCGCCGTTGGTATCATTGTCGCCAATGTGCCCGAAGGCCTGCTACCCACCTTCACCCTGGCCCTGGCCATGGGCAGCCTGCGCATGGCGCGTAAAAACGTGCTGGTCACCAGCCTCAATGCCGTCGAGGCGCTGGGTGCCACCCAGGTCATCTGTACCGATAAAACCGGCACCCTGACCCAGAACCGTCTGGCCATCGCCCGCCTGTGCGGTCCCCTCGCCACCACCGCGCTGGCTGACCACGACCAGCGCGCCCGCCTGCTGCACTGGGCCCTGTGCGCCAGCGACATCCAGCAGGTGGATCAGCACGACCGGGGCGATCCGGTTGATATCGCCATCGCCCAGCAGGCGCGGGCGGAGAATCTGTCTCTTGCCAGCGATTGGTCCGACCGCAAATTCTTTCCCTTTGATGTCGAAAAGAAACGCTCGGCCGGCTGCGACCGCATCGCCGGGCAGGCGACCTTCGCCGTCAAAGGCGCCTGGGAGAGCATCCGACCGCTGCTGCGCCATCTGGACCAGGGCAGCCCCGATGATCCGCCCGTGACTGAAGAACAGCTCCGGCAGGCCGACGCCGTCATGCGCCAGCTGGCCGACAGTGGCTATCGGGTGCTGGCCGTGGCCGGACGGTCCTTGCCGGCGGCGCCGACGGCAGAAACCACCCAGGACACCCTGGAACAGGATCTCTGCCTCGGCGGCTTTCTGGCCCTCGAAGACCCGCTGCGACCTGAGGTGCCAGCGGCGCTGAACCGCTGCCGCGAAGCCGGCATCCGGGTGATTCTGATCACCGGAGATCACCCCGCCACAGCCCTGGCCATCGCCAGAAGCTGCGGCATCGTGCCGCCCGACACGTCCGACGAAGAGATCCTGACCGGCCAGCAGCTGGAACAGCTCTCCACCACCGAACTGGAGGACGTCCTACAGCGGGGCGTGCGCATCTTTGCCCGCACCAGTCCGGGGCAGAAGATGAAAATCGTCCTGGCTCTGAAAAATCAGGACCAGGTGGTGGCCATGACCGGCGATGGCGTTAACGACGCGCCGGCGCTCAAGGCCGCCGATATCGGCATCGCCATGGGTCTGAGCGGCACCGATGTCGCCCGCGCCTCGGCCCAGATCATTCTGCTGGATGACAACTTCGCCTCCATCGTCGCCGGCATTGAAGAAGGCCGCACGGTCTTCCACAACATGCGCAAGTTCACCAACTATGTGCTGGTCAGCAACGGGCCGGAAATCCTGCCCTATCTGCTTTATATCCTGCTGCCGGTTCCGCTGGCCCTGAGCGTCATCCAGATTCTCGTCATTGATTTGGGCACCGACATTCTGCCCTCCATGGCCCTGGGGCAGGAACCGCCAGACCCGGAAATCATGCAGCAACCACCCCGCGGCCGGGATTTCCAGCTGCTCAGCCCCGCACTGGTGGTTCACAGCTATCTGTTCCTCGGTCTGCTCGAAGCCGTCTGGTCGCTGGGTCTGTTCTTTTACGTTCTTCACACCGGCGGCTGGCAGTTCGGCCAGGAACTGGCCGCTACCGATCCGCTTTACCGTTCCGCCACAGGCATCACTCTGGCCACCATCCTGCTGATGCAGATCGGCAATCTGGTTGGTCGCCGCTTCGACCGGCGTTCAGGCCTGGATCGCGGCCTTGTCCGCAATCGTCTGATGCTGCTCGGCATTCTGGTGCAGATCCTTTTTTCCTGGGCGCTGCTCTATGTCCCCGCACTGCAGCGGCTGCTCGGCACCGGTCCGGTGGCCTGGCCGATCTATCTGCTGGCCTGGCTGGGCATTCCCCTGATTTTCGGCGCCGACGGGCTGCGCAAGTGGCTAAGCAGCGCACGGGCCTGA
- a CDS encoding universal stress protein has product MILLAHDGSIYGDWLARYALHFAAAEEDRQLLALHVRDGRIPAERLASRWQRLEQEGAAAAVSCRLEVLRLRHGVAHSLLQAVPSGPPRLLLCGTRFRPRQQGFLTGSVAETLLRNSQGPVLALRIVQPGLLGSPQSLLLPLTPPHCSLSPLEPLIRHLLPQLGVLHLFQAVTVNRLRHVCLSATLEDELRHKGHHQLASIREKLETTFAPLPLRCDQRVTLTSDWAQEVLLQAHRLKSQLLLLGLPRRALIRRVLQRRALETILRHTPCDVGIYPEP; this is encoded by the coding sequence ATGATTCTTCTGGCACACGATGGTTCGATCTATGGCGACTGGCTCGCCCGCTATGCCCTGCACTTCGCTGCCGCTGAAGAGGACCGCCAGCTGCTGGCGCTGCATGTCAGGGATGGCCGCATCCCGGCCGAACGGCTGGCCAGCCGCTGGCAGCGGCTGGAACAGGAGGGGGCCGCAGCGGCAGTATCATGCCGGCTGGAAGTGCTCCGTCTGCGTCACGGGGTGGCGCACAGCCTGCTGCAGGCCGTGCCATCCGGCCCGCCCCGGCTACTGCTGTGCGGCACCCGCTTCAGACCACGCCAGCAGGGTTTTCTGACCGGCAGCGTTGCCGAAACACTGCTGCGCAATAGCCAGGGCCCGGTTCTGGCGCTGCGCATCGTTCAGCCGGGATTGCTCGGCAGCCCGCAAAGCCTGCTGCTGCCCCTGACGCCACCCCACTGCAGCCTGAGCCCGCTCGAGCCCCTCATCCGCCATCTGCTGCCGCAACTCGGCGTTCTCCACCTGTTTCAGGCTGTAACGGTCAACCGGCTGCGCCATGTCTGTCTGAGCGCGACCCTGGAAGACGAGCTCCGCCACAAAGGACACCACCAGCTGGCCAGCATCCGTGAAAAACTCGAAACAACCTTTGCCCCGCTGCCACTGCGCTGCGACCAGCGGGTTACACTCACCAGCGACTGGGCACAGGAGGTTCTGCTGCAGGCCCATCGACTAAAAAGCCAACTGCTGCTGCTGGGTCTGCCAAGGCGTGCGTTGATCCGCCGGGTTCTGCAGCGCCGGGCTCTTGAAACCATCCTGCGCCACACGCCCTGCGATGTCGGAATCTACCCTGAGCCATGA
- a CDS encoding cation-translocating P-type ATPase, which yields MKKHHWHRLTVEEAASHLQADLEAGLSATEVERRLKQHGPNALTEKKQRSPAQMFLDQFRDFMILVLLAAALIAGLIGEASDTLAIVVIVVLNAVIGFVQEYRAEKAMALLRQLAAQQALVVRDGQARQLPAAELVPGDLVLLEAGQIVPADLRLIEAARLRVAEAALTGESVAVDKHSSALEDAQLPLGDRANLAFKGTSVSTGRGRGLVTATGMATELGAIADLLQRQQEVRTPLQKRLTVFGKKLALAVLAVCAVVFAVGLLRGEEPLLMLLTAISLAVAAIPEALPAVVTISLALGARKLVGQNALIRKLPAVETLGSVTRICSDKTGTLTLNRMQLEQVYSAGRLSRPQQLDPVTQADLLRALALSNDAREDGAGQWLGDPTEIALVAAAKARGFDKTALLADWPRVAELPFDAERKCMTTIHRSPDGRLVSYTKGASDLLLERSVQLADGAPLDRARAEQVNARLSGEGLRTLALALRWWTELPEPLTAETVETGLGLLGLVGLLDPPREEAREAVRLCQSAGIEPIMITGDHPLTAVSIARRLGLLAAAETADRAGAVLSGRELATLTDEELESRVERVRVYARVAPQQKLRIVKALQRQGQFVAMTGDGVNDAPALKAADIGIAMGITGTDVSKESADMVLLDDNFATIVKAVKEGRRVYDNIRKFIQYTMTSNSGEIWTLFLAPFLGLPIPLLPIHILWINLVTDGLPGLALAAEPAEPGLMARPPRPPGESVFARGLGGHILWVGLLMGAVTLLTQAGCLRAGCDHWQTLVFTVLCLSQMGHVLAIRSQRQSLFQQGLLGNKPLVGAFVLTFVLQMATIYVPALNPVFKTEPLTAVELAIALALSSVVFVAVEIEKFIKRRRPAI from the coding sequence ATGAAAAAGCATCATTGGCATCGTTTGACGGTGGAGGAAGCCGCCAGCCATTTGCAGGCCGATCTGGAAGCCGGCTTGTCGGCGACCGAGGTGGAACGACGTCTTAAGCAGCATGGCCCCAACGCGCTGACGGAAAAAAAACAGCGCTCCCCGGCGCAGATGTTTCTCGACCAATTCCGCGATTTCATGATTCTGGTGCTGCTGGCGGCGGCGCTGATCGCCGGGCTGATTGGCGAAGCGTCGGACACTCTCGCCATCGTGGTGATTGTGGTGCTCAACGCCGTGATTGGTTTTGTGCAGGAGTATCGGGCGGAAAAGGCCATGGCGCTGCTGCGCCAACTGGCGGCGCAGCAGGCGCTGGTGGTGCGTGATGGTCAGGCGCGCCAGTTGCCGGCAGCGGAGCTGGTGCCGGGCGACCTGGTGCTGCTGGAGGCGGGCCAGATCGTGCCGGCGGATCTGCGCCTGATCGAGGCGGCGCGGCTGCGGGTGGCCGAGGCGGCGCTGACGGGCGAATCGGTGGCGGTCGACAAGCACAGCAGCGCGCTGGAGGATGCCCAGCTGCCCCTGGGTGATCGGGCCAATCTAGCCTTCAAGGGCACCAGCGTCAGCACCGGGCGCGGGCGCGGGCTGGTGACGGCCACCGGGATGGCGACGGAGCTGGGGGCCATTGCCGATCTGCTGCAGCGGCAACAGGAGGTCAGAACCCCGCTGCAGAAACGGCTGACGGTCTTTGGCAAAAAGCTGGCCTTGGCGGTACTGGCGGTTTGCGCGGTGGTGTTCGCTGTCGGTCTGCTGCGCGGAGAAGAGCCGCTGCTGATGCTGCTGACCGCCATTTCGCTGGCGGTGGCGGCCATTCCGGAGGCCCTGCCGGCGGTGGTGACCATCAGCCTGGCCTTGGGAGCACGCAAGCTGGTGGGCCAGAACGCCCTGATCCGCAAACTGCCGGCGGTGGAAACCCTGGGTTCGGTTACGCGGATCTGCTCGGATAAAACCGGCACCCTGACCCTCAACCGGATGCAGCTGGAGCAGGTTTATAGCGCAGGCCGGCTGAGTCGGCCGCAACAGCTTGATCCCGTTACCCAGGCCGATTTGCTGCGGGCATTGGCCCTGAGCAACGATGCTCGCGAGGATGGCGCCGGTCAGTGGCTGGGCGACCCGACGGAAATTGCCCTGGTCGCTGCGGCCAAGGCGCGGGGCTTTGACAAGACAGCGCTGCTGGCGGACTGGCCACGGGTGGCGGAGCTGCCCTTCGATGCTGAACGCAAGTGCATGACCACCATTCACCGCAGTCCGGATGGCCGGCTGGTTTCCTACACCAAGGGGGCCAGTGATCTGCTGCTGGAACGGTCGGTTCAGCTGGCGGATGGTGCGCCGCTGGATCGGGCGCGGGCCGAGCAGGTCAACGCCCGGCTGTCGGGCGAGGGCCTGCGCACCCTGGCGCTGGCCCTGCGCTGGTGGACGGAGCTGCCCGAGCCGCTGACGGCGGAAACCGTCGAAACCGGGTTGGGTCTGCTGGGGCTGGTCGGGTTGCTGGACCCGCCGCGCGAAGAAGCCCGCGAGGCGGTGCGGCTGTGTCAGAGTGCTGGCATCGAGCCCATCATGATTACCGGCGATCACCCCCTGACGGCGGTCAGTATCGCCCGCCGGCTGGGGCTGCTGGCCGCGGCGGAGACGGCTGACCGCGCGGGGGCCGTGCTCAGTGGCCGCGAACTGGCGACGCTGACGGATGAAGAGCTGGAGAGCCGGGTGGAGCGGGTGCGGGTTTACGCCCGCGTGGCGCCGCAGCAGAAGCTGCGCATTGTCAAGGCGCTGCAGCGGCAGGGCCAGTTTGTTGCCATGACCGGCGATGGTGTCAACGACGCGCCGGCGCTCAAGGCCGCCGATATTGGCATCGCCATGGGCATCACCGGCACCGATGTGTCCAAGGAATCGGCCGACATGGTGCTGCTGGACGACAACTTCGCCACCATTGTCAAGGCGGTGAAGGAAGGCCGCCGCGTTTATGACAACATCCGTAAGTTCATCCAGTACACCATGACCAGCAATTCCGGCGAGATCTGGACCCTGTTCCTGGCGCCCTTCCTCGGCCTGCCCATTCCGCTGCTGCCCATTCATATTCTGTGGATCAACCTGGTGACCGACGGTCTGCCGGGGCTGGCGCTGGCGGCGGAACCGGCCGAGCCGGGCCTGATGGCGCGGCCGCCACGTCCGCCCGGTGAAAGCGTCTTTGCCCGTGGCCTGGGCGGCCATATTCTGTGGGTTGGCCTGCTGATGGGGGCGGTGACCCTGCTGACCCAGGCTGGCTGTCTGCGGGCCGGCTGTGATCACTGGCAGACGCTGGTGTTCACCGTGTTGTGCCTGAGCCAGATGGGCCATGTGCTGGCCATCCGCTCGCAGCGGCAGTCGCTGTTCCAGCAGGGTCTGCTGGGCAACAAGCCCCTGGTGGGGGCGTTTGTGTTGACCTTTGTTCTGCAGATGGCGACCATTTATGTACCGGCCCTCAACCCGGTGTTCAAGACCGAGCCGCTGACCGCGGTGGAACTGGCTATCGCCCTGGCCCTGTCGTCGGTGGTGTTCGTGGCGGTGGAAATCGAAAAGTTCATCAAGCGGCGGCGGCCGGCGATCTGA
- a CDS encoding ABC transporter permease, which yields MLWNALILALREIRRNLLRSFLTMLGIVIGVAAVIVMVTLGSGATAQVTEQIASLGSNLLMARPGQRMGPGTSSSAPPFKLADAQAIAREIPAVAAVAPSLGRASIAVFGNKNWSTQVQGSLNSFFQVRNHSLASGRLFSDSEQRFGKAVCVLGETVRRELFGSQNPVGSTIRLGSIACEVVGLLAAKGQSSMGSDQDDLVVLPLRTLQRRLAGTSDISLIQVSVRDGIATETVKSRLEELLRQRRHIGPAESDDFQVMDMKEITTMLTGTTRILTSLLGAVAAVSLLVGGIGIMNIMLVSVTERTREIGIRLAIGAFEREVLLQFLVEAVVLSSLGGLLGIVLALLASLSLAALLQIPFIFNGGIMLLAFAFSAAVGVLFGFMPARKAARLDPIDALRHE from the coding sequence ATGCTGTGGAATGCCCTGATTCTGGCCTTGCGTGAAATCCGCCGCAACCTGCTGCGTTCGTTTCTGACCATGCTCGGCATCGTCATCGGCGTGGCAGCGGTCATTGTCATGGTCACCCTCGGCAGCGGCGCCACCGCCCAGGTGACCGAGCAGATCGCCAGCCTGGGCAGCAATCTGCTGATGGCGCGACCGGGCCAGCGCATGGGGCCGGGCACCAGTTCGAGCGCGCCACCGTTCAAGCTGGCCGACGCCCAGGCCATCGCGCGGGAAATCCCGGCCGTCGCTGCCGTAGCGCCATCCCTCGGCCGCGCCAGCATTGCCGTGTTCGGCAACAAAAACTGGTCAACTCAGGTGCAGGGCAGCCTCAACAGCTTCTTCCAGGTCCGCAATCACAGCCTGGCCAGCGGCCGCCTGTTCAGCGACAGCGAACAACGCTTCGGCAAAGCCGTTTGCGTCTTGGGCGAAACCGTGCGCCGGGAACTGTTCGGTAGCCAGAATCCCGTGGGCAGCACCATCCGCCTGGGCAGCATCGCCTGCGAAGTGGTGGGCCTGCTGGCGGCCAAGGGCCAGTCCAGCATGGGCAGTGATCAGGACGATCTGGTGGTACTGCCCCTGCGCACGCTACAGCGGCGCCTGGCGGGTACCAGCGACATCAGCCTGATTCAGGTGTCCGTCCGCGATGGCATCGCCACCGAAACGGTCAAAAGCCGGCTTGAGGAGCTGTTGCGCCAGCGGCGCCACATCGGCCCGGCCGAAAGCGACGATTTTCAGGTCATGGACATGAAGGAAATCACCACCATGCTCACCGGCACCACCCGCATCCTCACCTCGCTGCTCGGCGCCGTGGCCGCTGTCAGTCTGCTGGTCGGCGGCATCGGCATCATGAACATCATGCTGGTGTCGGTGACCGAGCGCACCCGCGAGATCGGTATCCGGCTGGCCATCGGCGCCTTCGAGCGCGAGGTGCTGCTGCAGTTTCTGGTCGAGGCGGTCGTGCTGTCGTCTCTTGGCGGTCTCCTCGGCATTGTGCTGGCGCTGCTGGCATCCCTGAGTCTGGCGGCGTTGTTGCAGATTCCCTTTATCTTCAACGGCGGCATCATGCTGCTGGCCTTTGCCTTCTCGGCCGCCGTCGGTGTGCTGTTCGGCTTCATGCCGGCGCGCAAGGCCGCCCGTCTTGACCCCATCGATGCCCTGCGTCACGAGTAG
- a CDS encoding ABC transporter ATP-binding protein has translation MSASASANTAPPATAPATAPLIALQSVTRVYGTGQASMQALRGIDLDIAAGEFVAVMGPSGSGKSTCMNILGCLDTPSSGQYRFEGVAVGSLSRDQRALLRRTRLGFVFQGFNLLGRTTALENVELPLIYRGLPARQRRALALQALDTVGLAPWANHSPAELSGGQQQRVAIARALVTDPRLLLADEPTGNLDSARSLEIMELLARLNSERGITVVMVTHEPDMARFARRCIHFRDGLVAQDGPAGEMA, from the coding sequence ATGAGCGCCTCTGCCTCCGCCAACACAGCGCCGCCAGCCACCGCCCCGGCAACAGCGCCGCTGATCGCCCTGCAGTCGGTCACCCGCGTTTACGGCACCGGACAGGCCTCCATGCAGGCCCTGCGCGGCATCGACCTGGACATCGCCGCCGGCGAGTTTGTCGCCGTCATGGGGCCCAGCGGTTCCGGCAAATCGACCTGCATGAACATTCTCGGCTGTCTCGATACCCCGAGCAGCGGCCAGTACCGGTTCGAGGGGGTCGCCGTCGGCAGCCTCTCACGCGACCAGCGCGCCCTGCTGCGCCGCACCCGCCTGGGCTTTGTCTTTCAGGGCTTCAACCTGCTCGGCCGGACCACGGCGCTGGAGAATGTCGAACTGCCGCTGATCTACCGTGGCCTGCCAGCGCGCCAACGCCGTGCCCTGGCCCTGCAGGCACTGGATACGGTTGGCCTGGCGCCCTGGGCCAACCACAGCCCGGCGGAGCTGTCCGGCGGCCAGCAACAACGCGTCGCCATCGCCCGTGCCCTGGTCACCGACCCCCGTCTGCTGCTGGCCGATGAACCCACCGGCAACCTGGATTCAGCCCGCAGCCTGGAGATCATGGAGCTGCTGGCCCGTCTCAACAGCGAACGCGGCATCACGGTGGTGATGGTGACCCACGAACCGGACATGGCCCGTTTCGCCCGCCGCTGCATTCATTTTCGCGATGGGCTGGTGGCGCAGGACGGCCCTGCCGGGGAGATGGCCTGA
- a CDS encoding efflux RND transporter periplasmic adaptor subunit, with protein MAEQPSSPTDLATALAQHARRRSLWRRPLTLLVSLIILLTLALTLSRQQSSDPALSFETAAVERGALQVTVTATGTLEPTNQVDVGSELSGIVEQVLVDDNDRVQVGQELARLDTSRLQARRRQATASLAVAEATLQQRQASRNEAELSYRRLQRLQRDSAGLLPARQDLENAEASLLRARAEQASAQAGIEQARASLDEIQTDLTKSVILSPINGVVLQRSVEPGQTVAASLQAPVLFTLAEDLREMELRIDIDEADVGQVQAGQSARFSVDAYPQRVFPARIERVRYGADSTEGVVTYKAVLTVDNSALLLRPGMTATAEVIVAQAENVLTVPNAALRFQPPQPDSASNSKRGSLIGNLMPRPPRSGQKKAADPAGGETNRIWQLRDGRPAALVIRPGLSDGQRTEVRDSSLREGQAVLVGVRQQP; from the coding sequence ATGGCTGAGCAGCCGTCCTCCCCGACCGATCTGGCCACCGCTCTGGCCCAGCACGCCCGCCGCCGGTCCCTGTGGCGCCGGCCGCTGACACTGCTGGTCTCTCTGATCATCCTGCTGACGCTGGCTCTGACGCTAAGCCGGCAGCAATCGTCCGATCCGGCACTATCGTTTGAAACGGCAGCGGTGGAGCGTGGCGCACTGCAGGTCACCGTCACGGCGACCGGCACCCTGGAACCCACCAATCAGGTCGATGTCGGCAGCGAACTGTCGGGCATCGTCGAGCAGGTTCTGGTCGATGACAACGACCGGGTTCAGGTCGGCCAGGAGCTGGCGCGGCTCGACACCTCACGCCTGCAGGCACGGCGACGCCAGGCCACGGCCAGCCTGGCGGTGGCTGAAGCCACGCTGCAGCAACGCCAGGCCAGCCGCAATGAAGCGGAGCTGTCCTACCGGCGGCTGCAGCGCCTGCAGCGTGACAGCGCTGGCCTGCTCCCCGCCCGGCAGGATCTCGAAAACGCCGAGGCCAGTCTGCTGCGCGCCCGCGCCGAACAGGCCAGCGCCCAAGCCGGCATCGAGCAGGCGCGGGCGAGTCTGGACGAGATTCAGACCGATCTGACCAAATCCGTCATTCTCTCGCCCATCAATGGCGTGGTGCTGCAGCGCAGCGTGGAACCGGGCCAGACCGTTGCCGCTTCGCTGCAGGCGCCGGTGCTGTTCACCCTGGCGGAGGATCTGCGTGAGATGGAACTGCGCATCGACATCGACGAGGCCGATGTCGGGCAGGTACAAGCCGGCCAGAGCGCCCGGTTCAGCGTGGATGCCTATCCGCAGCGGGTTTTTCCGGCCCGCATCGAGCGGGTGCGCTACGGTGCTGACAGCACCGAGGGCGTGGTGACCTACAAGGCGGTGCTGACCGTGGACAACAGCGCGTTGCTGCTGCGGCCCGGCATGACGGCCACCGCCGAGGTCATTGTCGCCCAGGCAGAAAATGTCCTGACCGTGCCCAATGCCGCCCTGCGCTTCCAGCCGCCCCAGCCCGACAGCGCCAGCAACAGCAAACGCGGCAGCCTGATCGGCAATCTGATGCCGCGACCACCGCGTTCGGGACAAAAAAAGGCCGCCGATCCCGCTGGCGGCGAAACCAACCGGATCTGGCAGCTGCGCGATGGTCGACCGGCAGCGCTGGTGATCCGTCCCGGCCTGAGCGATGGTCAGCGGACAGAAGTCCGCGACAGCAGCCTGCGTGAAGGGCAGGCCGTTCTGGTCGGGGTACGGCAGCAGCCATGA